From Campylobacter pinnipediorum subsp. caledonicus:
GGAATTCGTTGTCTTTTTCATCTCTTCCTATGACCATTTTTGCACCATTTTTTAAGCGTAAATGGCGACCTAGTTTTAGCCAAGTTACATCTATATCTCTCATATCTTTATCAAATTTCAAATACTCTTTTATTTTAACGGCAAAACTCTCAACAGTAAGCAAACAACCCCCGCCCGGTGTAGCATAGTCATCAAAACCAAACTTCTTAGCAAGAGTTAGTTGTGGTTTTCTATCTCTACCACTAAAATTAAGCAGTTTTTCTCTATCGACCCACCCTTCTCTCTCTGGTTTTGTAGGGTTTAAAAGCTTTGCACACATAGGTCTAAGAACAAGATCTTCATCATCACTTGCAAGTTTTTTTACTTGATTTAAAGCTTCTCTTCTTTGACTCATAGGTCTTTGTCCTAAAACTTCACCAGTTATAACAAAACTCGCACCCTCTTCTTCAAGCATAGCAAGCGCAACCTTGAACATATGTCCGTGACAATCTATGCAGGGATTAAACTGTCTTCCATAACCAAATTTAGGTGTAAAAAGCACCTCTTGAAGATATTTATTTTTTATATCCACTACCTTAAACTTAGCTCCAGCTATCT
This genomic window contains:
- a CDS encoding argininosuccinate synthase domain-containing protein; this encodes MKALALFSGGLDSMLAIKLITDQGIDVVALHMDTGFGVDEEKFHILQRRAKIAGAKFKVVDIKNKYLQEVLFTPKFGYGRQFNPCIDCHGHMFKVALAMLEEEGASFVITGEVLGQRPMSQRREALNQVKKLASDDEDLVLRPMCAKLLNPTKPEREGWVDREKLLNFSGRDRKPQLTLAKKFGFDDYATPGGGCLLTVESFAVKIKEYLKFDKDMRDIDVTWLKLGRHLRLKNGAKMVIGRDEKDNEFLLKSPNDKFQMISFLDDIVGAVSFIDKNADDEDLNFACRLALAYTKAPKDKSVNIKVGDKNLEVIPFEDKAIAQNFFVK